GGGACTGGTGCCCGCCCCGACGTGCGCATCGCCCCGCGCCGGGGGCATCCGCGCGGGGGTTTCGATGATCGCGGCGGGGGTCGATGTGGGCGGGCATAAAGCCCGCCCCTACAGGGTGGGACATGGCGGGCGTCGTGTGCGCAGCTGCGTTTTTCAATATATTCTTCTACATCGACAGCAAGAAAATATTCTACATTGCATTCATGCCTTCTGAAAGCCAAACAGCATGTAGTGTAAGGTGTTTAGTGTAAACCCTTTTAGCCCTTTTCATCTCTACAAACGATGAGCAATTTTGTCTGGATGCACGCATTTAAAATAACGCTCTGCATTGCGACAAAACCCGCTTAGCGTCTATGCTTAACTAGCCTCATTCAGCATACATCTTGCAGCTTTTGCTCTTATTTGGAGATATATCATCAGATAAACTTAAAAACGTTTTACACTTTTTTAGTTCAAGGAATAGCACTATGATTCTGTATTATCAAAGGGAGGGAAGGATAATATTTCTAGATGCGCTCGCTATGGCCATAATGGGGCAGTTGGGTGCGCTTGAAGATGGTGATGGCAAGCTTTGGCACACCCCGATGCGATCAAACGGGGGCATAGAGGTGATGAGAGATGGGTGGCAGCGTGCAGGATGCTCATGCTATGCTCGCCCTAACACAACGCCGACTATCGGCTGGACAGTTGAAGAGCAGGCATTGCAGTATTCGTATGTTGTGAACGCATTGTAGCAAGGGGCATACCCTAACTATCCTTCCGCCCAACCCTAACCGTACCAAGATGCTGCGACAGGCGCAGCAGCAAGTCGGTGATGTGCTCTATAAAGCGCTATGGAATGAGGCTAAGATCACGCTGCGGCTCGCGAAGGCCACCGCACGGCCCTACAATATAGAGCTGCAAGAGCCAGAGCGCCTGCGTGTCCTGCTGCCGCAGGATACGCAGATTACCAAGGTGTAGACCAGTACCAACACCAAAACCTCCTGCTCATCCTGGGCGAACCGGGTGGGAGTAAGACCACGCTGCTGATAGAACTGGCCGAGCACTTCCTCCTTGACTGAGATGTAAATACTTGAAGGGATGCTGAACGATTGACGTTAGGGTTTGATCTGTAGGTTAATAAGTTAAGGGAGTATGTATCGTATATATTAGTTTTTACTTTTACTAGTCAAGGATGCATACGCTCTAGCTCCAACTTTTGAAAGCTTGACACAGGTAATAGAACAAGCTAAAGTAAGCATGAACTTCCACTAATAAGGCTTCCCCAGTCAAACATGGAAGGCAAACTAGGATAGTGTATGCCTATACCCTCTACTTAAATCATCCTTTTGAGTTTCCTTGGTGCATAAGACGAGCAGGATGCTACGACGAATATCGTACAGACAACGCTTTGTAGTCTATGGAGGTATGCTCTGTGTGGCATGACAATGAGACTGAGATTGATCTTCTAGGTTTTGAACCTCTTGTCGATTTGATGTTGCATTTGGTGGAGCAACCATCCCTGTTGCCGCTCACTATTGGGGTTTTTGGGGACTGGGGTAGTGGTAAGTCTAGCCTGATGCGGATGGCACATAATCGCTTGTCGATACAGGATCGCTATTTATGTGTGAACTTTAGCCCTTGGCAGCATGAGAACTATGATGACGTGAAGGCTGCACTTATGGCTGAAGTACTTAACACGCTCCAAGCGGGAATGCAAGAGCAGCGCGGAACCTTTGGGCGGGCTAGTGACCAGGCTAGGGAGAAAATCAAAAAACTATTTACCATGCTACGCCAGCGAGTTAATTGGTTTCGTCTTGTAAGTTTTGGACTCAAGGGTATTGGTGCTCTTGCCTCCTGGAATCAAGGAAATCCTGCTATAGGCGTGCAACTAGCTGCGATGACATTAAGCGATGCTGTGGAAGGCGTGAATCAGGCTGAAGCTATTACCAAAGACGTGTTAAGCAAGGAACCACAAGCTGTAAAGTCTGAGGAGCCAATTGAGCAACGGGTCGGCGACTTTCGCCGCGATTTTGCAGCACTACTTAGTGAGTTGGACATCGAAGCGCTGATTATTTTTATTGATGATCTCGACCGTTGTCTTCCACCAGCGATCCTTGATACTCTGGAAGCAATCCGTCTTTTCCTCGCTGTGCCAAAAACAGTGTTTGTGATAGGTGCGGATAGGCGTATTATCCGGCACGCAATCGCTACTCGTTATCCTGAACTTCCTGGGCAAAATGAGGAAATTGGGCGTGACTATCTTGAAAAGATTATCCAGATTCCCGTTCATATCCCACCACTTACTGCAGCCGAAACGGAGTCTTACCTCAATTTGCTCGGATGCCACCTTTTTACTCCGGACCGCGCTTCCGAGTTTATATCTCTAGCTGATGAAAATCGCCGGAAGACGGCACTCGATGTAGTAATGAACTATGGCATCGCGAAATCCAAAGTTGAGCCGTTTCCTGATAACCTTGCTGGGTACATGACGTTGGTCGGACGAATAGCACCGATTCTCTGTAGAGAGCTTGAGGGAAATCCTCGGCAAATCAAGCGTTTTATGAATACACTATTTCTCCGCCAACGTCTTGCTCAGGCGCGAGCTATTAATCTTGATGGTGCCATACTTGCTAAACTGATGGTGCTTGAATACTTTCATGAATCTAGCTTTAAACAAATTTTTCAATGGCAACGGGAAAACGATGGTTATGCGTTCCCTCTCAGAGATCTTGAAACTGCTGCTCGGCGAGGAGATGGTAAATGGCCTGAAGGTCTGGATAACTGGATTCAAGATCGATTGACCTCTTGGTTGGCACTTGAGCCACCTCTTGCCGACGTGTTCCTCGAACCTTATTTTTACTTTTCGCGAGATAAAGTACTGGCACCAATGGCTACCACACGTCGTCTCAGTCAGCGACTACAGGAGCTTTTGGGTCAACTCCGTTCAGAAAGTGATGCACAGCAATCGAATGCTATAACGGAGGCTGGGGAACTCGCACCGGAGGATTTTCGCGTGCTCTATGATGCCCTTCTTGGCTACTTTCAACGAGATCCTCGTGCGGATGATGGTCGGATATGGCAGGTGGTAAGCAAATTAGCAGAGAGCCACCGAGAGGTTATTCCAATACTTGTGCAGACTCTGAAAGCGATACCACCTCGGAGCCTTCCACCAGCGTATGTACGCGTTTTAGGATCGATATTTGTGAGAGAGCCTATGCCAGATGAAGTGCAGAGCCTGCTTCACTATTGGATAACCCAGAAGGAGCAAAAGGGGCTTGCCGACGCCGCAGAGCGTACACTTAATCAGCTTATGAAGGTTAGGTAGAGAGATGGGTACCTCAACATCTTATACTGCCCCTACAGGAGGTGGCTGGCCATCTGCTAAACGGCAAGCGACTCGCTTTGCACGGACCGCCGGTGCGGCAGGTGGACAAGTTAGTCCAATTCAGGTTATTGCGGCCTACATTCGTGCACATGGAGGAGCTGATAGTGCTGCTAGTTCGGCTGTAGCAGCACAAGGTGCTATACAACGACTTGGTTCTTTCATTAGCCAGTTTGTCAGAGGTGGATTAGCTGAAGCTTTGGCAAGCGTAGGCCTTGCGCACCTTGTAGGCCGCGATGCAGGAGTTGTGTTAGAGGAACTAGTTGACTGGCTCGCTGGACCAAGCGGTACGTTAGATGAGTCGATTGCTCATACTGCAATGCTCACCTTACTTGCGAGAGAGTTACCAAGCCTTGATGTTCTTGCCGATCTTGATGTTGCTGGCGTTGAGCGCATGCTTGGGACATTACTAATTGAGTATGTGTACCAACGCATGGTGGTTGAATTGGGTGTTCACCTACAGAATGGCGCTCTCACCGCTGCTGAAGCGGTGAGAGCTGAGCGCGACCTTTATAGTTATATTATCGCCGATGTTGAGTTTGAATTTCAGTTTGTAGGCGTGAATTCCGTCGTGTGGGCTGGGCCTGAGGGGCAGGAGATTGTGAAGCGACTGCTTGAGAGTGCTTATGCTCAACTTGCAGCCGTTACGGTCTAAGTGGAGGTTACAATGTCCACAACCGTGTTTCTTCGTAGTGCAGCACGTGTGCATGTGCCGGAGCCGTTTCAGGATGGACTTCTCCTCGACCTGTTCAATGATCCAAATGAGTCCACTATTACGGCAAATTTAGAACGGATCGTTGAAATGGTTGGAGTACCACCTCAGAGCGCTATCGATCTGGCTTTATTTGCCTCAGCGATCTATGTAGCCGATAAAAAGACCTTACGTCGATTATCTTCTGACCGGTGGACGCGAGATTTCAGATTTATGGCTCCTGTTGCAGAGCCTGGTCGATGGGATACAGCTACCTCTGCATTTTGTGAGACTCTGACCTTTCTCACTGGTGATCGCTGGTCTCTTACTTGGCGTGATGAGCCAACCCGAATCTGGCGTGTTCAAGAAATAGGATGCGCCGCCTATGATGCTGTCTGTCTCTTCTCAGGTGGACTCGACTCATTGGCTGGGGCAATTGATTTGTTGGAGCACCCTTCTAATCCCCGTGTACTTCTCCTAGGCCACTATGATAGTACCTTGACTCCACATGTGCAGACAGATCTTGCTGAGCATCTCATCACTACTTATGGGAAGGATCGGGTAGGTTTACTTCAGCTTATGGTGCGTCCGGCTACTTTCAAGCACCAAGAACGACCTCTACCTACGTGGCGCGAAACAACCACTCGAAGTCGCTCTATAGTGTTCTTAGGGCTGGCTTTAGCCACAGCAGCCGCACTTGGGCCAAAGGTGCCTGTTTATGTGCCGGAAAACGGATTCATCGCTCTTAATCTTCCCCTGACTAATGCTCGTCTTGGCAGCTGTAGCACGCGTACCACCCATCCCTACTTCCTCGCTCGACTACGTGCTGCTTTAGGTATCCTTGGTATAACCAATCCAATTTATAATCCCTATGAGCATCTGACCAAGGGCGAACTTTTGGCCAAGAGCCAAAACTTTGCCCTCTTATGTAACCTGGCACATCACTCTGTATCTTGTGCTCATCCAGAAGCAGGACGATATGAGGGTACGCCCTATGGGAACTGCGGCTATTGTTTCCCATGCTTGATCCGTCGTGCCTCGCTTCATGCAATTGGTAACGATGACCCTAGTGAATACGCCCGTGATATATGTACCGATGAGGAACTTTTTGCTGGGCATTCCACACGCGGGCGTGACGCCCGCAGCGTATTCATTGCACTTCAGCGTTGGCATCCCGGCATACCGCCCCATACGTTTGTTCCCTTGCTTGCAGGACCATTGCCAACCGGTGCTGACCGTCGAGCTTATTTGCGCGTTGCCGAACAAGGTCTTGCTGAGTTACGCATATTCTTTCAGGAGCGTGCGAGTGGGGCAATACGCCGGATTGCTAGTTTGGATCATGAGGAGCATTAATGACACCACCTTTATACCTCGATACACACTGCCACCTTGGAGAGTATGCAGATCCGCTTACAGTTCTCTCAGCATCCTCCGACGTTTTTGTCATTGCGGTTACAGAGGCTCCTTCCGTTTTTCGTAGTCTCCGTAATCGCGTCATCAATCAGGGTCGCGTCCGCGTGGCTCTTGGTGCACATCCTCTTGTTGTTTCACAGTTTCCGCCACTGGAGTGGCGGTTATTTGCCCAATATCTTAACGAGACAACGTATATTGGGGAAGTGGGCCTTGACTTCTCAGCACAAGGAGCGCCAACTCGAACTGTACAAGAGCAAGCCTTTACACGAGTCCTTCAGCTCGTTGCAGGGCGTGGGAAGATGTTAAATATCCATTCGCGTCGAGCTGAGGAACGTGTGTTAGAACTTCTAACTATATATGGAGTGGGACCAACTATTTTCCACTGGTACTCGGGGCCGCTAGGCATACTCGAGCAGATTCTAGCTGCGGGTCATGTTTGTTCCGTCAATCCAGCTATGGTTCGTAGTCCAAGCGGGCAGAAGGTGATTGGTCGTATCCCTCGGGAGCAACTTCTTGTAGAAACTGATGGACCCTATGTGCGTATAGGAAAACGTCCAGCAGAACCTGCAGATGTACGACTTGTCTATGAATTTCTGTGTGTTCACTGGGGTTGTGATCAATTGACCGCAATGACACAAGTCTACCAAAACTTCAGGGCATTACTCTCTCAATCATCATAAGTTTACTACGCAAAGTCAAATACGGAGCACCTGACCCCTGTAGCTGAAAATGCCCGGAGTACTAGTTAAACTTTTAGCCAATATGTACGATAGCAAGTTGGTTTCTTGCCAATATGGTTGTCATGAATGCCTCTCCCTGGCTTATATTCGCCAATAGGGGAGGCAACTTACAAAGGTATTCTTCGCTCATTTCGAAATAGGTTGGTTTTTGGGGTGGGTAGTGGATTGGTTTTCGAACTTCGTCTCCTCGTCCAGAGCGGCACGATGCCATGGGACATCGCGGCGATGCTCGACGCGGCGGCGCGCCGCTCGCTGCTGCGGCGGGTGGGCGGGGGCTGGGTGTTCACGCACCGCATGCTACTGGAGTACTTCCGCGACCTGAGTGATGAGGAGCTGGAGGATCTGGTGAGGGACTAGTTTGCCCCATCTGCCCTCTTTCTTGGCCCTTTCCCACCGCTCCGCTTCATTTTGACCAGATCTTAACCACTATCATGCGCTTGCAGGCCGTGTGGGGCATTCCCAACGGCCTGCATTTGGTGTATGATGGGTGCAAGTGGGTTTAAAACCCGGTGAGGATGTGATGACACCTACGATTCGCCTTCAGCTGGCCGCAACCTTCCCTGATCTTGTGGCCCAGGCGGGCCTCTCGCAGCGGGCCTTTGCCCGCCGCGCTGGGGTGAGCTTCTCGACCATTATGGGCCTGATGCACCCAGGGCTACACCCTGGGCGGCGCGGCGGCATGCAGCGCACGACCGCCTGGCGCATCGCCCAGGCCTATGCCTCGCTCGTGGGGATCGATGCGGCGGCGGCGTTTCGCACGGTGATCATTGAGTGCCCCATGCGGCCCGTTGGTGCGGCGCATGGGGCTGAGGAGCACGCGCGTGGTGCGTTTGGAGGAGCTGACGCCGGGGACCGCGCTGCGGGGGATTCTGCCGCAGGGGCCGGTGACGGTGGTCAGCGTGCAGTGGTACGGGACGAACGCCATCGATCTGACCTATCAGGATGCGACCGGGCGGCGCGCGGCGCTGATGCTCTACCGCGCGGATGAGGCGGACCTGGAGATCGTGCAGGAGGGTCGGCCCTGGAGCTTCGACGGCGACGGCGCGCTGTTCCGCCTGGTGGCCGAGGCCAACCGCATCCGCCTGGCTCATCTCTTCGACCCCGTGCTGGCTGTCCACACCTCGCTGGTCGATCCGCTGCCGCACCAGATCACGGCGGTGTATGAGACCATGCTGCCCCGCCAGCCGTTGCGCTTCCTGCTGGCCGATGACCCCGGCGCGGGCAAGACCATCATGGCGGGCCTGCTGATCAAGGAGCTAATCGCGCGCGGCGATGTGCAGCGCTGCCTGATCGTGTGCCCGGGCAGCCTCGCGGAGCAGTGGCAGGATGAGCTGTTCCGCCGCTTCCACCTGCCGTTTGAGATCCTCACGAATGAGCAGCTGGAGGCCGCCCGCACCGGCAACTGGTTCCTCGAACATAACCTGATCATCGCCCGGCTGGATAAGCTCTCCCGCGACGAGCGGGTGCAGCAGAAGCTGGCGGCCCCCGACTGCCGCTGGGATCTGGTGGTCTGCGACGAGGCCCATAAGTTGGCGGCGACGGTCTCCGGCGATGAGGTCAAGTACACCAAGCGCTACCGCCTGGGCCAGCTGCTGGGCAGCCTGACGCGCCACCTGCTGCTGATGACCGCCACGCCCCACAATGGCAAGGAGGAGGACTTCCAGCTCTTCATGGCTCTGCTGGATGCCGACCGCTTTGAGGGCCGGTTCCGCGATGGCGTACACCAGGTGGATGTGTCCGACCTAATGCGGCGCATGGTCAAGGAACAACTGCTCACCTTCAAGGAGAGGCCGCTGTTCCCCGAGCGTATCGCCCACACAGTGCCCTACCAGCTCTCCGATGCGGAGGCGGAGCTGTACCGCGCGGTGACGAGCTATGTGCGCGAGGAGTTCAACCGGGCCGAGGCGCTGAACAACGATAAGCGGGCGGGCACGGTCGGCTTCGCCCTGACGATCTTGCAGCGGCGGCTGGCCTCCTCGCCCGAGGCGATCTACCAGTCGCTGCGCCGCCGCCGCGAGCGGCTGGAGGCCGAGCTGCGCGAGCGTGAGCTGCTGCGGCGCGGTGCGGCGGTGGCTGCCCCAGCCGCGCTTGATGCGGACGACATCGACGATTTGGAGGATGCCCCCGAGCAGGAGGCCGGGCAGATCGAGGAGCAGGTGGCTACGCAGGCCACGGCCTCAACGACCATTGAGGAGCTACGGCTGGAGATCATCACGCTGCGCGCGCTGGAGGCGCAGGCTCTGGCGGTGCGAGGCAGCGGCGATGACCGCAAGTGGCGCGAGTTGGGGGGGTTGCTGGGGAACATCTTCACCCCTGCGGCGGCAGATGGTACAGAGGATGTCGGCAGCGTGCCTGCGGCGGTGGCCTCGCCCCGGCAGAAGCTGGTGATCTTCACCGAGCACCGCGATACGCTCAACTACCTCGTGCAACGCATCACCACGCTGCTGGGGCGCGCTGAGGCGGTGGTGATAATCCACGGTGGCATGGGGCGCGAGGATCGGCTCAAGGCCCAGGAGTCGTTTCGCCACGATCCCAGCGTGCAGGTGCTGATCGCCACCGACGCGGCGGGCGAGGGCATCAACCTCCAGCGGGCGCACCTGATGGTCAACTACGATCTGCCATGGAACCCCAACCGGCTAGAGCAGCGCTTTGGCCGCATCCACCGTATCGGGCAGACCGAGGTGTGCCACCTGTGGAATCTGGTGGCGGCGGAGACCCGCGAGGGCGATGTCTACCGCACGCTGCTAGAGAAGATCGAGCATGCGCGCGAGGCGCTGGGCGGGCAGGTCTTTGATGTGCTGGGCAAGCTTCAGTTTGATGATAAGCCGCTGCGCGAGCTGCTGCTGGATGCCATTCGCTATGGTGAGCAGCCCGAAGTGCGGGAGCAGTTGACCCGCGTGGTGGAGGGTGCGGTAGACCGCAGCCACCTCCAGCAGCTTTTGGAGGAGCGGGCGCTGGCGAACGATGCGTTGGATGTGGGGATGGTGGCGCGCATCCGCGAGGAGATGGAGCGGGCCGAGGCGCGGCGGCTCCAGCCGCACTATATCGAGTCGTTCTTCCTGGCGGCCTTCCAGCACCTGGGCGGCACGATCCGCCAGCGCGAGCCACACCGCTACGAGGTGCCGCATGTGCCCTCGGCAGTGCGCAGCCGCGACCGCCAGATCGGCGTCGGCGACCCGGTGCTGCCCCGCTACGAGCGGGTGGCCTTCGACAAGGCGCTGCTGGCCCTCCAGGGCATGGCCCAGGCCGCCTTTGTATGCCCCGGCCACCCGCTGCTGGATTCCACGCTCGACCTCATGCTGGAGCGCTACCGCGAGCTGCTGCGGCGCGGGACGGTGCTGGTGGATGAGCGCGACGGCGGCACACAGCCGCGTGTGCTGTTCTCGCTGGAGCACGCCATCCAGGACGCGAGCCTGCTGCCGAGCGGCGAGCAGCGCACGATCTCCAAGCAGATGCTGTATGTGGAGCTGTCCGCCGATGGGACGGCGCGCAGCCTGCACTACGCGCCCTACCTCGACTACCGCCCGCTGCGCGCGGATGAGGTGACGCCCGATCAGGTGCTGGATCGCCCGGAGTGCGCGTGGATCACCCGCGAGTTGGAGCAGCGGGCGCTCGTGCACGCCGTGACTCAGACGGTGCCGGAGCACCTGCGCGAGGTGCGCGACCGCCGCCAGGCGCTGATCGCCAAGACGCGGGCCGCTGTGCGCGAGCGCCTGACCAAGGAGATGACCTACTGGGACCATCGCGCCGAGGAGCTGAAGCTCCAGGAGCAGGCCGGGCGCGCCAACGCCCGCCTGAACTCGCAGGAGGCGCGCAAGCGGGCCGACGAGCTGGAGGGCCGCCTCCAGCGCCGCACGGCGCAGCTGGACCTAGAGGCGCAGATCACGGCGCTGCCGCCGGTGGTGCTGGGCGGGCTGGTGGTGGTGCCCATTGGGCTGATTGCGGCGATGCTGGGCCGCCCCGCGCCCGCGCGCCCCAGCGCCGACACCCAGGCCGCAGCGGCCCGCGCCCGCGCGCTGGTGATGGCCACCGAGCGGCGGCTGGGCTACGACCCTATCGACCGCGAGTTCGAGCACGTGGGCTATGACATCGAGAGCCGCGACCCCGCCACTGGCAGGCTGCGCTTCATCGAGGTCAAGGGGCGTGTTGCGGATGCGGCGACGATCACCGTGACCAAGAACGAGATCCTGACCGCGCTGAACAAGCCCGATGACTACATCCTAGCCATGGTGGCGTTCCAACCCGACGGCCAGGAGCAGGTGCGCTATCTGCGCACGCCCTTCGCCCAGAAGCCGGACTTTGGGGTGACGAGTGTGAACTACGACTTTGCGGATCTTTTGGCCCGCGCGGAGGAGCCGCAGTAGGCATATCACCATCCGAATAATGGAGCGTGGCTGTAGCTTCCACGCAAATGTTGGGGGGAGGGGACTAGCTATGAACAACGAGGTTATTGCTGGTCATCGGGTGCTGCTGTGCCCGCGCTGTGGTGGTGCGGTGCGCGAGGATCTTGTGGCGGAGCACGAGAAGCGCTGCCCGGACAAGCAGCAGGTGTTCATCCCACGCCCGCCCGCTGTATCGCCGCCGAAGCGCCCCCAGTCACCTCCGCAGGTGCAGCAGCCGCCCCAGCGCGGGGCACGGGCGAAGCGGCCACCCCGCAATCCGCTGGAGGGCCGAGATGCCTGCCCGCAGTGTGGGATGGTGGTCCCGGCGGTGCATCTGCGCGCTCATGTTGAGCGCTGTCACCATAAGAAAAAGCCTACCGCTGCGCAGCCGGATGTGCAGGAGCGCCAGCGCCAGACGCAGGAGGGATATGAGATCAGCAAATGCTGGTCGTGTGGGCGGCGGATCTGCCTCGTTCCCCGTAACGCGACCATGGTGACTCACGAGGTTGGCCCACATGGGGCGGTTGGTGATGTACACCTCTGCGATGGGATCAATAGCGGCGGTCGTCGTTCATCGCTCATCTATGTGGACCGGCGCGCAGCGCAAGTGGCTCCGAATACGGACCCGCCCAGCGACACGCCAAAAAAGCGCCGGAAGGGGTAAAGAGGGGCATGCGGCTCTGGTAAAATACCAGAATGTTTCTGAATACAAAATAGATTGGCTCATCCGTGCAAACGTTCAAGAAGCTCATCGAAGTAGCGCTCCCGCTTGAGAAGATAAATGCCGCCAGTGCCCGCGAGAAGTCCATACGCCACGGCCACCCCAGCACGCTCCACCTGTGGTGGGCGCGGCGACCGCTGGCCGCTGCGCGCGCCGTGATCTTTGCCCAGATGGTCGATGACCCCTCGGCCCACCCCGAGCTATTCCCCACCGAGGAGGCGCAGGAGGCCGAGCGCCGCCGCCTGTTCGGGCTGATCGAGCAGCTCGTGCTGTGGGAGAATACGACCAACGAGGATGTGCTCAACCAGGCCCGCGATGAGATCTGGAAGAACTGGCGCATGTCATGCGCGGCCAACCAGGACCACCCGCGTGCGGCGGAGCTGTTCAACCCCGACAAGTTGCCCGCGTTCCACGACCCCTTTGCCGGTGGAGGATCTTTACCGCTGGAGGCCCAGCGCCTGGGCCTGGAGAGCTATGCTAGCGACCTGAACCCGGTGGCGGTGTTGATCAATAAGGCCATGATCGAGATCCCGCCGAAGTTTGCCGGGATGCCGCCGGTGAATCCCGAGGCCCGCGCGGGGCAGATGGATCTGGGCCAGCAGTGGAAGGGCGCACAGGGGTTGGCTGAGGATGTGCGCTACTACGGCAAGTGGATGCGCGATGAGGCCGAGAAGCGCATTGGCCATCTCTACCCCAAGGCGTTTGTGACGGAGGCAATGGCGAAGGACCGACCTGATCTCAAACCTTATGTGGGGCAGGCGCTGACGGTGATTGCCTGGATCTGGGCGCGCACGGTGAAAAGCCCAAACCCTGCATTCAGCCATGTTGATGTGCCATTGGCTTCCACCTTTATGCTCTCGACCAAAGCAGGCAAAGAGGCTTATATAGAGCCGGTTATTGAGGGCGATACCTATCGCTTTACCGTGAAGGTTGGGAAGCCGAAAGATGCGGATACAGCCAAGAATGGTACCAAGCTCGCCCGAGGAGCAAACTTTCGCTGTTTAATGTCCGAGATGCCGATCACAGGCGACTATATCAAGTCCGAAGGCCAAGCGGGGTGCATGGGCGCGCGGCTGATGGCCATTGTAGTCGAGGGACCATGTGGGAGGGTCTACCTTTCTCCATTAAAGGAACATGAGGCTATTGCACAGTTGGCACAACCGGAGTGGAAACCAGAGGGTGATGTTCCAGCTCGGTTAACGGGAGGAACCTGCGTTCCTTATGGATTATCAACTTGGGATAAACTTTTCACCCCACGGCAGATTGTCGCGCTGACTACCTTCTCAGATCTTGTACAGGAGGCACGAGAGCATGTGTACTACGATGCGCTGGCCACCGGATGGTGCGACGACAAACAAGGCCTCAATGCAGACACTAGTTGCGCGGTGGCCTATGCTGAGGCGGTAGGGGTGTATTTGGGTTTTTGTCTAGACAAAGCTACACTAACAAATACGACGCAAGCCACTTGGCAAAAGGAACCAGATAGATTAACACAAGCTTTTGGGCGGCAAGCAATCCCAATGGTATGGGACTATGCTGAGGCGAACCCCCTTTCTGATGCTGGTGGTGGTGTTGGTATTACCGCAAGTGCTGTGGGAAAGGTTTTGGATCGGCTCCCGATGCACGCAATTATTGGTCGATCTCGACAAAGAAATGCTACGAACGCAAATGACATGGCAGACCGAATCATTTCGACCGATCCACCTTACTATGATAATATCGGATATGCTGACCTTTCTGATTACTTCTATGTTTGGCTACGTCATTCACTCCGGCCAATTTTCCCCGATTTGTTTGTTACCCTTGCGGTGCCAAAAGCTGATGAGTTGGTTGCTACCTCCTACCGTCACGGTGGTAAGGATAAAGCAGAACAGTTTTTTCTTGAAGGAATGACTCAGGCAATGAGTCGTTTGGCTGAACAAGCCCACTCTGCCTTTCCAGTTACTATCTACTATGCCTTCAAGCAGTCAGAAACCGACAAGACTGATGGCACATCTAGTACTGGCTGGGAAACATTCCTTAACGCTGTTATCCAAACAGGTTTTGCTATAACCGGTACGTGGCCTATCAGAACAGAGCAGATAGGTAATCTCAAGAAGAATGTTGCGGCTCTCGCCTCCTCCATCGTGCTCGTCTGTCGCCTCCGCCCACACGATGCGCCCATAGTGACGCGCCGCGACTTTTTGAGCGCACTCAAGGTCGAGCTACCAAAGGCCCTCCGCCTGCTTCAGGCGGGCAATATCGCCCCAGTGGACCTTGCCCAGGCCGCCATCGGCCCCGGCATGGCGGTCTTCACACGCTACAGCAAGGTCATTGATGCCAGCGGTGCGCCGCTCAGCGTGCGTGAGGCGCTCAAGCTCATCAATGAGATCCTAGATGAGGTGCTGGCCGAGCAGGAGGGTGACTTCG
This portion of the Chloroflexia bacterium SDU3-3 genome encodes:
- a CDS encoding DUF1156 domain-containing protein; amino-acid sequence: MQTFKKLIEVALPLEKINAASAREKSIRHGHPSTLHLWWARRPLAAARAVIFAQMVDDPSAHPELFPTEEAQEAERRRLFGLIEQLVLWENTTNEDVLNQARDEIWKNWRMSCAANQDHPRAAELFNPDKLPAFHDPFAGGGSLPLEAQRLGLESYASDLNPVAVLINKAMIEIPPKFAGMPPVNPEARAGQMDLGQQWKGAQGLAEDVRYYGKWMRDEAEKRIGHLYPKAFVTEAMAKDRPDLKPYVGQALTVIAWIWARTVKSPNPAFSHVDVPLASTFMLSTKAGKEAYIEPVIEGDTYRFTVKVGKPKDADTAKNGTKLARGANFRCLMSEMPITGDYIKSEGQAGCMGARLMAIVVEGPCGRVYLSPLKEHEAIAQLAQPEWKPEGDVPARLTGGTCVPYGLSTWDKLFTPRQIVALTTFSDLVQEAREHVYYDALATGWCDDKQGLNADTSCAVAYAEAVGVYLGFCLDKATLTNTTQATWQKEPDRLTQAFGRQAIPMVWDYAEANPLSDAGGGVGITASAVGKVLDRLPMHAIIGRSRQRNATNANDMADRIISTDPPYYDNIGYADLSDYFYVWLRHSLRPIFPDLFVTLAVPKADELVATSYRHGGKDKAEQFFLEGMTQAMSRLAEQAHSAFPVTIYYAFKQSETDKTDGTSSTGWETFLNAVIQTGFAITGTWPIRTEQIGNLKKNVAALASSIVLVCRLRPHDAPIVTRRDFLSALKVELPKALRLLQAGNIAPVDLAQAAIGPGMAVFTRYSKVIDASGAPLSVREALKLINEILDEVLAEQEGDFDTDTRWAMAWFEQYGFDAAEYGVAETLSKAKNTSVSGLVHAGLLAASAGKVRLLRPEELPADWNPAADDRLTVWEMVHHLVRALAAGEGAAASLLATLGPRADTARELAYRLYTICERKKRAAEALAYNGLVQSWMEMAQLAATASDATPTQQSLF